TCACTCGTATCTAACCTTGCCATCGCTGCGCACTGCGCACCCTCTCTCTTTTCCCCAATTCCCCTTTCAACACAAGATTGATAAGCATCATCCACCTatgtaatataaaaaaataaaaataaaaaatttaagatcgaAATCCGACATCCAAAATCACTTCTTACTGCCACTATCCATTTTCTCTCTTTTGCTTTTCTCGGGAAAGTTCGGTTCTCACCAAGAAAATTTTTTCCCCTGGAATCAAACAACACCGAAGACCGAACCAACACTCTCTGATGCGAATCGCTTCATTCTCACATGGCTCTGCTCTTAATTTAGTCTCATGACGATCGTTGGTATATGCCGCCCTATGCGTTCCCCTTGGGATCAACCCATGGATCGCTGCCTCAGATTCTTTCCATGCCTCATTGACCCTGGTGCGTTTGCTgcaattcctttttttttggtttaaatTAACTTAGTTTTTGTTTTATCTGAATTTGCGTGCTGAATGGTGAATGCTGTTGCTGAACTGTTCTGACTTTCATTTATGTGTCTTCCTAACAAAAACTATgcgaatttttttatttatttatgcatTTTGGAATTTTGTCACTGAATTTCAGCTCGGAGGTCTGCGATGTGCGTGAAATTGGTCTTGGTGACTGTCCATTTGGTTTATATTGGCGTTCTCTTCTTAATTGATGGAGATTTGATAGAAAAGACTAAGAAGGAACCGGTGTATGTTTTTTTCCCACTTTTAAGTCACTGTATTCTATTTTTTGCATATTTACTTACCATACTGAAGCTTCAACTTAGTGGATGGTGCTGATTCGCTGGCACTTTAATGGGTTTAGTGGAACATTATTTGTACTTGACAATTTGTTCAATAGACCATCTAATGAAATGAAACAGATTGAGATACCTTTGAAAGAGAGGATAGCTTTGCTGATGAGTTGCACATAGTGAGAGTCTGTGACTGGCAAAATAAAGTAAAGTATAAATGTGCATTTGGGTTAATGAATTTATATGGATATTATATTGTTATGGAAGTATTCTATACTTTAGATTTGATGATACATTACAAATTCACAAGTTTATTGATCTTTTAAAAGGAGGCAAAATTAAGCAAAGGATGCATAGAAATATGAGGCCTAGAATTATCTATTTAGACATTTTTGGCAGGGACCTACCCATTGTTTGAGGCTATTTAATATCTAGCTACGTAAGCAAGGATGCTTTTCAGTAAATGTAGTGCCTCTATCAATGGTTCTTTGTTTGCTTCCAAAAAATGTTCCAATTTGAGAAGGACTACTAGGCCTTATActttcctccttctttttttcgGATAGACTACTTGGCGttatactttgtccaagatgcATAGCAGTTAAAATTGGTGTTAGAATTTGTAAAGATTGAATTTTTGGCAAATCATTCAGGCAAAATTCCAGCTTCAAAATTCAGGCAAATAGTATTTTCCCATTTAATAAGCATTTAGTTGTGACTGTTCTTGAATGATACATCTTTTCTAATGCTAATATGGCCGATGAATAGCATGAGATTTCTTTTGCACTTCCATCAATTAATACGAGAAGTGTGCTGGAAGTCTGAATAATTAGTAGACGTTAATAATTTTCTAGATTTACGTATTGTTCTGCATGAATGTCTGTTTCAgtgctttgatttacttttgaGGTGTCtttattttttccaattttttattttatgattattattcttttttttgtttttctgtcAGGTACACTGCTTGTTACTTGCTGTTGTTCTTTGTTACTTTAATACAATACTTTGTTACATCTATTTCTTCTCCGGGGTAAACATCACAACTATTTTCTTCCTTTGGATGAAGCGGATGTGGATTATGATGTGTAAACGtgatatttatatttatatcttcCTGATCTTCTTTGTTTTTGTATATGCTACATTTGTGTTTACAGCTATGTCCTTGATGCCATGATGACTGTTACTGAGAGAAATGTCCTATACAGAAAGACATCAGAAGCCTCAAGGTAATTTATCGTTGTTTTCATCCTCTTCAAAGGTTTATTATGTAGTGACATATGACGAAAATTGATGTATTTGATCTCACCTAACTATTATTGTCAATTTTGTCATGTTTAAGCAAAGTCTACCAGCTTCAAGCAAAAATGGGATTTTCGTTGTTGCTGTCGAGGGATCTCAGGCAGGAAAAAATATTTCAGGAAATAATACACCAACTTGGTCAAAGTTAGTGGCAGACTTGTATCCTATGGGAACAACAATCAGGTAGACTGGGCTGGCTAGATAATCTTTAATTTCATCCTCtattaattaagtttttaacaTTATTTAGGGTTTTCTCTGTCTTGCAGAACATGGACATGCAGCTACTGCAATGTGGAACAGGTaatgatatatattatgtattacGACATATTAAATGAAGGTACCTTGTGTAAATACTTGTGTTATTGCATTGCTGGATTGTATGTTccgaaaaaaacaaaaatgaataAACAAATTTTCCATTACAAATGAAAAAAGGTGGACTTAGCTGCACTATTATAAAATggttttatttgatttatatatCACTTTTTGCACATGAGGATTTCCTACTTTGCATAGAAACTGGGCACCTCTTGCAGTTGCTTTCTTTTGTTCCAATAATGTAACACTCTATTGATGATCAATCATATTTTGTTTCCTTTCATGGCCATTATCCAGCCTCCACGATCAAAGCACTGTCATGATTGTGACAAGTGTGTTCTTCAGTTTGATCATCATTGTGTTTGGCTTGGTAACTGCATTGGGCAGGGCAATCATTGTCGATTTTGGTGAGCCAATTATATGTAATTTCATCATTTGCATGCCGTTATTGAAGCTCTTCTATTGTACACTTAATTTGAGCTAGCTAGTATGGAGATAAGAGCTTCCACAGTTAACAAATCTTTAGCTTGTTGATATTAGTATTTATATCAGTAAGGATATTTAGTTGAAGAATCATTGACCTGGAAATGGAATCGCTAAAAATTTTCAGTAATGTGCCGTTGATTTGTTCTGTTTCATAGTCATGGCATTTGTTACAATAATGAAGCTGCAACATGTACTTGTTAATCATTTTTAATGCTGATTATAAGAGAGACCAGCAAGAAATGTGTTGGATGAATTTGGAAATCTATAGTGAACTTAAGCATTTCATTTTCacgttatttatttatttattttgaaatatagGTGCTTTCTTCTCCAGATTGAGTTATATGTACTACTAATTGGATTAAAATAAGATTTCCTTAATCAATCAATTTTACTTGAATGCAAGAGCTGTGGTTACTACTGGATTGGTCTTA
The genomic region above belongs to Arachis stenosperma cultivar V10309 chromosome 5, arast.V10309.gnm1.PFL2, whole genome shotgun sequence and contains:
- the LOC130982064 gene encoding protein S-acyltransferase 10-like isoform X1, coding for MTIVGICRPMRSPWDQPMDRCLRFFPCLIDPARRSAMCVKLVLVTVHLVYIGVLFLIDGDLIEKTKKEPVYTACYLLLFFVTLIQYFVTSISSPGYVLDAMMTVTERNVLYRKTSEASSLPASSKNGIFVVAVEGSQAGKNISGNNTPTWSKLVADLYPMGTTIRTWTCSYCNVEQPPRSKHCHDCDKCVLQFDHHCVWLGNCIGQGNHCRFWWYLFEETALCLWTGILYISYLKDHIKSAWWRDAIVIVLLITLSISLIFLLLLLLFHSYLILTNQTTYELVRRRRIPYLRGIPERVHPFSKGVSRNVYNFCCGSSSVYNMERLPTPQETEEKSRPYTCLDVVTCRCC
- the LOC130982064 gene encoding protein S-acyltransferase 10-like isoform X2, which gives rise to MTIVGICRPMRSPWDQPMDRCLRFFPCLIDPARRSAMCVKLVLVTVHLVYIGVLFLIDGDLIEKTKKEPVYVLDAMMTVTERNVLYRKTSEASSLPASSKNGIFVVAVEGSQAGKNISGNNTPTWSKLVADLYPMGTTIRTWTCSYCNVEQPPRSKHCHDCDKCVLQFDHHCVWLGNCIGQGNHCRFWWYLFEETALCLWTGILYISYLKDHIKSAWWRDAIVIVLLITLSISLIFLLLLLLFHSYLILTNQTTYELVRRRRIPYLRGIPERVHPFSKGVSRNVYNFCCGSSSVYNMERLPTPQETEEKSRPYTCLDVVTCRCC